A region from the Vibrio navarrensis genome encodes:
- a CDS encoding efflux RND transporter permease subunit produces the protein MTQRLGISGRIAAAFQNSAMTPLLALVGLLMGIFAVVVTPKEEEPQIDVTFADVYIPFPGASPQEVASLVTTPAEQVISEIQGIDKIYSFSQPDGAMIVAIFEVGVTRSDAVVRIYNKLYSNKDWMPQGVGVGEPIIKPRGIEDVPIVTITLSDKDGHYSGQQLTQIAHGLETELKRIDGTRDIYTVGAHATIVDVRLDPVKMNAYGVTISQLNQALPSANQRSTTLSLTHDNQQLPLQIGEFLTQVDQVKQLVVGVQNGSPVYFEDIAEIALGVDTPKHNVWTSDKHTLSPAVTLAIAKKSGENAVNVAKTVEARIDVLKNQLIPADIDVAITRDYGKTAADKSNTLIGKLAFATTAVVLLVLLTMGWRESLVVGIAIIVTLMITLFASWAWGFTLNRVSLFALIFSIGILVDDAIVVVENIHRHMSMGKKKLSELIPVAVDEVGGPTILATLTVIAALLPMAFVSGLMGPYMSPIPINASMGMLISLAVAFVLSPWLAGKMPKAGKHENEHQADSIFHKLMAPFITAEKQARNRLFLLLGVLGLIAGSVALPVMQAVVLKMLPFDNKSEFQVVLDMPEGASLERTQRVLFELGQELAKVPEVENYQIYVGNAAPINFNGLVRHYFLRNQANQGDIQVNLLDRRERDRDSHEIASAVRPVLNQIASQFGGKVKVVEVPPGPPVWSPILAEVYAPTPELRAQAARQVRDIFRNSEDIVDVDMYLPEIHQKWQVKIDRSKAARLMVPYSEIVDVLATTVGGKPITYLHTEHSKYPVPVMIQAQEGAKVRLEQLLNLKVSSQNGNHYPLTELVSITQSQMEDYIVHKNLVPMVMVVADMTGEIDSPLYGMFNLSGELDQAMTLDQYYIHQPDGLQGISIMWDGEWTITYETFRDMGIAYAVGMVLIYLLVVAQFKSYLVPLIIMAPIPLTIIGVMPGHALLGAQFTATSMIGMIALAGIIVRNSILLVDFINQQVEQGVEFAEAVIQSAAVRAKPIMLTALAAMIGAVFILDDPIFNGLAISLIFGIFVSTILTLIVIPVLYFTFMRKRFSH, from the coding sequence ATGACTCAACGACTCGGTATTTCGGGTCGCATTGCTGCGGCCTTTCAAAACTCAGCAATGACCCCATTGCTGGCCTTAGTTGGCTTGTTGATGGGAATCTTTGCTGTTGTGGTTACCCCAAAAGAAGAGGAGCCCCAGATTGATGTCACTTTTGCCGATGTCTATATCCCGTTTCCCGGTGCGTCTCCGCAGGAAGTCGCCAGCTTAGTGACCACACCGGCAGAACAGGTTATCTCCGAGATTCAAGGTATCGACAAAATTTACTCTTTCTCTCAGCCTGATGGTGCGATGATCGTGGCGATCTTTGAGGTTGGCGTAACGCGAAGCGATGCCGTGGTAAGGATTTACAACAAACTCTATTCCAACAAAGACTGGATGCCGCAAGGCGTTGGAGTCGGAGAACCCATCATCAAACCGCGTGGTATTGAAGATGTCCCCATCGTCACTATTACCTTATCAGATAAAGATGGCCACTATTCTGGGCAGCAGCTAACTCAAATTGCGCACGGGCTAGAAACCGAGCTAAAACGCATTGATGGCACACGTGACATATACACGGTGGGTGCGCATGCCACTATCGTGGATGTTAGGCTCGATCCGGTAAAAATGAATGCTTATGGTGTGACTATCAGCCAACTCAATCAAGCGCTTCCTTCTGCCAATCAACGTTCCACTACACTCAGTTTGACCCATGACAATCAACAGTTACCGCTACAGATTGGTGAGTTTCTAACCCAAGTTGATCAAGTCAAGCAGCTCGTGGTTGGTGTACAAAATGGATCGCCCGTCTACTTTGAAGACATCGCAGAGATCGCTTTGGGTGTCGATACACCCAAACACAACGTTTGGACCAGTGATAAGCATACTCTGTCGCCAGCCGTGACTTTGGCGATTGCCAAAAAGAGTGGGGAAAATGCGGTGAACGTCGCCAAAACGGTGGAGGCTCGCATTGATGTGCTGAAAAATCAGCTCATTCCCGCCGATATTGACGTGGCTATCACCCGTGACTATGGCAAAACCGCCGCCGATAAAAGTAACACCTTAATCGGTAAACTGGCGTTTGCCACCACGGCAGTCGTGTTACTGGTGCTGCTGACCATGGGCTGGCGAGAATCTTTGGTCGTTGGTATCGCAATCATTGTGACATTGATGATCACCTTGTTTGCCTCTTGGGCATGGGGCTTTACCTTAAACCGCGTCTCTCTGTTTGCGCTGATCTTCTCGATTGGTATCCTCGTGGACGATGCCATTGTTGTGGTGGAGAACATTCACCGTCACATGTCGATGGGCAAAAAGAAACTGTCGGAGTTGATCCCGGTTGCCGTTGATGAAGTCGGGGGGCCGACTATTTTAGCCACCTTGACAGTGATAGCGGCGCTGCTGCCGATGGCGTTCGTCTCTGGCTTAATGGGCCCGTACATGAGCCCAATTCCAATCAACGCCTCAATGGGGATGCTGATCTCCCTTGCGGTTGCTTTCGTGCTTTCCCCTTGGCTGGCGGGGAAAATGCCTAAAGCGGGCAAGCATGAAAATGAGCATCAAGCGGATTCGATTTTCCATAAACTCATGGCACCTTTTATTACGGCCGAGAAACAAGCGAGAAATCGACTTTTCCTCTTACTGGGCGTTTTAGGTTTGATAGCAGGATCGGTGGCCTTGCCAGTTATGCAAGCTGTGGTATTGAAAATGCTGCCTTTTGATAATAAATCTGAGTTTCAGGTGGTATTGGATATGCCTGAAGGCGCCTCTCTTGAACGCACGCAACGCGTACTGTTTGAATTAGGGCAAGAGCTTGCCAAAGTGCCGGAAGTAGAGAACTACCAAATTTATGTCGGTAATGCCGCGCCCATCAACTTTAACGGCCTAGTGCGCCACTATTTCCTGCGCAACCAAGCTAACCAAGGCGATATTCAAGTCAATCTGTTGGATCGCCGTGAACGGGATCGCGACAGCCACGAGATAGCCAGTGCTGTGCGCCCAGTGCTTAACCAAATCGCCAGCCAGTTTGGCGGGAAAGTGAAAGTTGTTGAAGTGCCGCCAGGGCCGCCAGTGTGGTCCCCAATTCTGGCAGAAGTATACGCACCAACCCCCGAGCTGCGAGCGCAAGCCGCTCGCCAAGTGCGAGACATTTTTAGAAACAGCGAAGATATTGTCGACGTGGACATGTATCTGCCTGAAATCCATCAGAAATGGCAAGTGAAGATCGATCGCAGCAAGGCCGCTCGTTTAATGGTGCCGTACAGTGAGATTGTCGACGTGTTGGCGACGACGGTTGGTGGTAAACCAATTACGTATCTACATACGGAACACAGTAAGTATCCTGTGCCTGTCATGATTCAAGCGCAGGAAGGGGCAAAAGTGCGTCTTGAGCAGCTGTTGAACCTCAAAGTAAGCAGCCAAAATGGCAATCACTACCCGCTAACGGAATTGGTTTCGATCACGCAAAGTCAGATGGAAGACTACATCGTGCATAAAAACCTTGTTCCGATGGTGATGGTCGTGGCTGATATGACGGGAGAGATCGACAGCCCGCTTTACGGCATGTTTAATCTCTCTGGCGAGCTCGACCAAGCGATGACGCTCGATCAGTACTACATCCACCAGCCAGATGGGTTGCAAGGCATTTCAATCATGTGGGATGGTGAATGGACCATTACTTATGAAACGTTCCGCGATATGGGAATTGCCTATGCAGTCGGAATGGTGTTGATCTACTTGTTGGTGGTCGCGCAGTTCAAATCCTATTTGGTGCCGTTGATCATCATGGCACCGATCCCGCTGACGATTATCGGTGTCATGCCCGGTCATGCCTTGCTGGGCGCGCAGTTTACCGCGACGTCGATGATCGGCATGATCGCCCTTGCCGGGATTATTGTGCGTAACTCCATTTTGCTGGTGGATTTTATTAACCAGCAAGTTGAACAAGGCGTTGAGTTCGCTGAAGCGGTGATTCAGTCTGCGGCGGTGCGGGCAAAACCGATTATGTTGACCGCGCTGGCCGCTATGATTGGGGCAGTCTTTATCCTCGACGACCCGATTTTCAACGGTTTAGCGATAAGTCTGATTTTCGGCATCTTCGTCTCAACCATCCTGACGTTGATTGTTATTCCAGTGCTTTATTTCACCTTTATGCGAAAACGCTTCAGCCATTAA
- a CDS encoding endonuclease/exonuclease/phosphatase family protein — translation MILPWGCSGAFKTTEACQTLKRQGKQLAKWIKSREAQKQHYVILGDFNHNLAYAGDWLYEILADSGQFRLASQHSEALCQVRSKRQPSKTHRFRSLIDHILVSHSLTSSEAKQTRFDSLDVLRFQLSDHCPLSSTLTLNHPK, via the coding sequence ATGATCTTGCCCTGGGGTTGCAGTGGTGCATTTAAAACGACGGAAGCTTGCCAGACACTCAAACGACAAGGCAAACAATTGGCAAAGTGGATAAAGAGCAGAGAAGCGCAAAAACAACACTATGTGATTTTAGGTGACTTCAACCACAACCTCGCCTATGCGGGCGATTGGCTCTATGAAATCTTGGCAGATTCTGGGCAATTTCGCTTGGCGTCTCAGCACAGTGAAGCGTTATGTCAGGTGCGTTCGAAAAGGCAACCGAGCAAAACTCACCGTTTTCGATCTTTGATCGATCACATACTCGTCAGCCATTCCCTGACATCGTCTGAAGCCAAACAGACGCGCTTTGATAGCCTTGATGTACTGCGTTTTCAACTTAGCGACCATTGCCCGTTGAGCAGTACGCTTACTCTTAACCACCCAAAATAG
- a CDS encoding ISAs1 family transposase: MNINTIKAHFSIIRDKRQSAKVDYPLFDILFGSICAVIAGGQGWTDIREYVLGHHEWFLKQGLFENGVPVDDTFARLIANIDPAEFRDCFLGWMNAVHTMTFGEVVAIDGKTLRGSYDRDDRQSTIHMVSAYASANQMVLGQLKTNNKSNEITAIPELIKMLDLRGAIVTIDAMACQTKIAKAITSKGGDYLLAVKGNQGKLSAAIQTAFAPHRRAPIDKTTYQIEKQKGRVEARTCHVLKASELEGDFSTWSGLTSIVMVENYRVAKGKAPKLEYRYYISSADLTAEQAGNAIRAHWGIESMHWILDVSMREDACQIYRQNAAENLAGLRHMALNMLRAEPSKISVPMKQKRCMMNPGFLEQVLVAGFKSMTKF; the protein is encoded by the coding sequence ATGAATATTAATACCATCAAAGCGCATTTCAGTATCATCCGTGACAAACGGCAAAGTGCAAAAGTTGATTATCCTCTGTTTGATATTTTGTTTGGGTCTATCTGTGCCGTGATAGCCGGAGGTCAAGGCTGGACTGACATTCGTGAATATGTTCTTGGCCACCATGAGTGGTTTCTTAAACAGGGGCTGTTTGAAAACGGTGTGCCTGTCGACGATACCTTTGCTCGTTTGATTGCAAATATTGATCCTGCCGAGTTTCGCGACTGCTTCCTGGGTTGGATGAATGCGGTACATACCATGACGTTTGGTGAGGTGGTTGCCATTGATGGCAAGACTTTGCGCGGCTCCTACGATAGAGACGACAGGCAAAGCACCATCCATATGGTGAGCGCCTATGCAAGTGCTAACCAAATGGTACTGGGTCAACTCAAAACCAACAATAAAAGCAATGAAATTACCGCGATTCCAGAGCTTATTAAGATGCTCGACTTGCGAGGAGCTATCGTGACGATTGATGCGATGGCCTGCCAGACCAAGATTGCCAAGGCGATCACTAGCAAGGGCGGTGATTACTTGTTGGCAGTAAAGGGGAATCAAGGCAAGTTGTCGGCAGCCATACAGACAGCCTTCGCCCCACACCGCCGTGCCCCAATTGACAAAACCACCTATCAAATCGAGAAACAAAAAGGCCGCGTTGAAGCACGTACTTGCCATGTACTCAAGGCTAGTGAGTTAGAGGGTGACTTCTCAACGTGGAGCGGACTCACCAGTATTGTCATGGTTGAAAATTACCGAGTAGCCAAAGGTAAAGCGCCAAAGTTGGAGTACCGCTACTACATAAGTTCAGCAGACCTGACCGCGGAGCAGGCAGGAAATGCCATTCGAGCCCACTGGGGCATAGAGTCAATGCACTGGATTTTAGATGTGAGCATGCGAGAAGACGCTTGTCAGATTTACCGACAAAACGCGGCTGAAAATTTGGCAGGTTTAAGACACATGGCACTTAACATGCTAAGAGCTGAGCCAAGCAAAATTAGTGTGCCAATGAAGCAGAAACGTTGCATGATGAACCCCGGCTTCTTGGAGCAAGTCTTAGTTGCTGGATTTAAGTCAATGACTAAATTCTAA
- the nrdD gene encoding anaerobic ribonucleoside-triphosphate reductase: MKPIVIKRDGSRAPFSRDRIQAAVEAAAEHVDKEIAIYALNVALAVELQLKDHDEVHIHEIQTLVENELMQGPYKSLARAYIEYRHDRDIAREKQSTLTREIEGLIEESNVDLINENANKDGKVIPTQRDLLAGIVAKHYAKTHILPRDVVQAHEEGDIHYHDLDYAPFFPMFNCMLIDLKGMLTHGFKMGNAEIDTPKSISTATAVTAQIIAQVASHIYGGTTINRIDEVLEPYVMASYEKHLDIAREWDIYEPEGFARARTEKECYDAFQSLEYEVNTLHTANGQTPFVTFGFGLGTSWASKLIQRSILKNRIAGLGKNRKTAVFPKLVFAIKDGLNHKPADPNYDIKQLALECASKRMYPDILNYDKVVEVTGSFKTPMGCRSFLSTYEENGELIHEGRNNLGVVSLNLPRIALKAAGDEQRFYQLLDEKLKLARRALETRISRLENVKARVAPILYMEGACGVRLKADQAISDIFKHGRASISLGYIGIHETINALYRDGTHVYDDTSLREKALEIVKRMKAAVDLWTEETGYGFSLYGTPSENLCSRFCRIDTKEFGVIAGVTDKGYYTNSFHLDVEKKVNPYDKIDFEMPYPEISSGGFICYGEFPNMQNNVEALENVWDYSYSRVPYYGTNTPIDECYECGYNGEFDCTSKGFTCPKCGNHDSSKVSVTRRVCGYLGSPDARPFNFGKQEEVIRRVKHL, from the coding sequence GTGAAACCAATCGTAATCAAGCGTGATGGCTCTAGGGCTCCATTTAGCCGCGATCGTATTCAAGCTGCGGTAGAAGCGGCTGCCGAGCATGTGGATAAAGAAATCGCCATTTATGCCCTTAACGTTGCCTTAGCGGTTGAATTGCAGCTAAAAGATCACGACGAAGTTCACATTCACGAAATCCAAACCTTGGTTGAAAATGAACTGATGCAAGGCCCTTACAAGTCGCTTGCCAGAGCTTACATTGAGTACCGTCATGATCGTGATATTGCACGCGAAAAACAGAGTACGCTGACGCGAGAAATCGAAGGATTGATTGAAGAGAGCAATGTTGACCTCATTAATGAAAACGCCAACAAAGACGGTAAAGTCATCCCAACTCAGCGTGATTTGCTCGCAGGTATTGTCGCCAAGCACTATGCCAAAACGCATATTTTGCCAAGAGATGTCGTGCAGGCACACGAAGAGGGCGATATTCACTACCACGATTTAGACTACGCACCTTTTTTCCCTATGTTTAACTGCATGTTGATAGACTTGAAGGGCATGCTGACACACGGCTTTAAAATGGGAAACGCAGAAATTGACACGCCAAAGTCGATTTCCACCGCGACAGCAGTCACCGCGCAAATCATTGCTCAGGTTGCCAGCCATATTTACGGCGGAACCACAATTAACCGCATAGATGAAGTGCTTGAACCCTATGTGATGGCCAGCTATGAGAAACACCTCGACATCGCGCGTGAGTGGGATATCTATGAACCAGAAGGTTTTGCGCGCGCTCGTACCGAAAAAGAGTGCTACGACGCATTTCAATCCTTGGAATACGAAGTGAACACCTTACACACCGCCAACGGGCAAACGCCGTTTGTCACTTTTGGTTTTGGTCTTGGCACCAGTTGGGCATCGAAACTTATCCAGCGATCAATTTTGAAAAACCGTATCGCGGGTCTGGGCAAAAATCGCAAAACTGCCGTTTTTCCTAAATTGGTCTTTGCTATCAAAGATGGTCTCAACCATAAACCAGCAGATCCTAATTACGACATCAAACAACTGGCATTAGAATGTGCTTCTAAGCGCATGTACCCGGATATCCTTAACTACGACAAAGTGGTTGAAGTGACCGGTTCTTTCAAAACACCGATGGGATGTCGCAGCTTTTTAAGCACTTACGAAGAAAATGGCGAACTGATCCATGAAGGGCGTAACAATCTCGGTGTGGTGAGCCTCAACTTGCCACGTATTGCACTCAAAGCCGCTGGTGATGAGCAGCGTTTTTATCAATTGCTGGATGAGAAACTGAAGCTAGCCCGTCGCGCTTTAGAAACGCGCATTAGCCGTTTAGAGAATGTTAAAGCGCGTGTTGCGCCGATTCTTTACATGGAAGGGGCGTGTGGTGTGCGTTTGAAAGCTGACCAAGCGATTTCCGATATTTTCAAACACGGGCGAGCGTCTATTTCCCTTGGCTACATTGGCATCCATGAAACGATCAATGCCCTTTACCGTGATGGCACGCATGTTTATGACGACACGAGTCTGCGTGAAAAGGCGCTAGAGATTGTTAAACGCATGAAAGCGGCTGTGGATCTGTGGACAGAAGAGACTGGTTATGGATTTAGCCTCTATGGCACACCAAGTGAAAACCTGTGCAGCCGTTTCTGCCGAATTGACACCAAAGAGTTTGGCGTGATTGCAGGCGTGACCGACAAAGGTTACTACACCAATAGTTTTCATTTGGATGTAGAGAAAAAAGTCAACCCTTACGATAAGATCGATTTCGAAATGCCGTATCCGGAAATTTCCAGCGGCGGGTTTATCTGCTATGGCGAATTTCCAAACATGCAAAACAACGTTGAAGCGTTGGAAAACGTGTGGGATTACAGCTACAGCCGAGTGCCTTACTACGGCACCAATACGCCCATCGACGAGTGCTACGAGTGTGGTTACAACGGAGAATTTGACTGTACCAGCAAAGGGTTCACCTGCCCGAAATGTGGTAACCATGATTCCTCAAAAGTGTCAGTGACTCGCCGGGTGTGTGGTTATTTAGGCAGCCCAGACGCACGGCCGTTCAACTTCGGCAAGCAAGAAGAAGTGATTCGTCGAGTCAAGCATCTCTAG
- the nrdG gene encoding anaerobic ribonucleoside-triphosphate reductase-activating protein produces MNYHQYYPVDVVNGPGTRCTLFVSGCVHQCRGCYNQSTQRLDSGSPFTQEAEDRIIADLNDTRIARRGLSLSGGDPLHPANVADVLHLVKRVRAECEGKDIWLWTGYCLDELDTAQREVLGYIDTLIDGKFEQDKADPSLKWRGSTNQIIHTFTL; encoded by the coding sequence ATGAACTATCACCAATATTACCCGGTGGATGTTGTGAATGGACCGGGAACGCGCTGCACGCTGTTTGTTTCGGGCTGTGTCCATCAATGCCGTGGCTGCTACAATCAATCCACGCAGCGTTTAGATTCTGGATCGCCTTTTACCCAAGAGGCGGAGGACAGAATCATCGCCGATCTCAATGATACGCGGATAGCTCGACGCGGGTTATCGCTTTCGGGTGGCGATCCGCTTCATCCTGCCAACGTGGCCGATGTGTTGCACTTGGTAAAACGCGTTCGAGCGGAGTGTGAAGGCAAAGATATCTGGTTGTGGACAGGTTACTGCCTAGATGAACTCGATACCGCGCAACGCGAAGTCCTTGGCTATATCGATACCCTAATCGACGGTAAGTTTGAGCAAGACAAGGCAGACCCCAGCTTGAAATGGCGAGGCAGTACGAATCAAATCATTCATACCTTTACTCTGTGA
- a CDS encoding amino acid aminotransferase: MFSQLPTPALDPILSLTVAFRNDPRSEKVDLGIGVYKNSQGETPIMRAVSQAQHIVADTQKTKSYVGLAGCEEFNQSMVDLLLKGTSVLDRVAAIQTPGASGALRMLGDLMKVAQPDTTVWISNPSYVNHKPVMEAAGLKVKYYRYFSPLTKQVDTELMLQDLAGAGVNDVVLLHGCCHNPTGADIDFSAWQAITELAVKNGFTPFVDIAYQGFGDGLEEDAKGLQYMANQVEEMLITTSCSKNFGLYRERTGAAIVIGQSALAAQNAKGKLMTLARATYTMPPDHGAALVKTVLQDQALTTLWKQELSEMQQRLLNLRQTLCNELRNQHNTSQFDFIESHKGMFTVLGFSPEQMGTLREEYGIYGVGDGRINIAGLTEKDIPYVADAIVKVSQR; this comes from the coding sequence ATGTTTTCTCAATTACCAACACCAGCTTTAGATCCAATTCTTTCATTAACCGTCGCTTTTCGTAACGATCCTCGTAGCGAAAAAGTAGACCTTGGAATTGGTGTTTACAAAAATAGCCAAGGCGAAACGCCTATCATGCGTGCAGTCTCTCAGGCGCAGCATATCGTCGCTGATACACAAAAAACCAAATCTTATGTAGGCCTCGCTGGCTGTGAAGAGTTCAACCAATCGATGGTGGACCTATTGCTAAAAGGCACATCGGTACTGGATCGCGTGGCCGCAATTCAGACTCCTGGTGCGAGTGGTGCGCTACGTATGTTGGGCGATTTGATGAAAGTGGCTCAGCCAGATACCACGGTTTGGATTTCGAACCCAAGTTATGTCAACCACAAGCCTGTTATGGAAGCGGCGGGTCTCAAGGTCAAGTATTACCGCTACTTTAGTCCACTGACTAAGCAGGTCGATACCGAACTCATGCTGCAAGATTTGGCAGGGGCTGGTGTGAATGATGTCGTGCTGCTGCACGGTTGTTGTCACAACCCGACAGGTGCCGATATTGATTTTTCCGCTTGGCAAGCGATTACCGAACTGGCCGTGAAAAATGGCTTTACGCCGTTTGTCGATATCGCCTATCAAGGTTTTGGGGATGGTCTGGAAGAAGATGCGAAAGGTCTGCAATACATGGCCAATCAAGTCGAAGAGATGCTTATCACCACCTCCTGTTCGAAAAACTTTGGTTTATACCGTGAGCGTACTGGCGCTGCGATTGTCATTGGTCAAAGTGCACTAGCTGCACAAAATGCCAAGGGCAAACTCATGACTCTGGCTCGCGCCACGTACACCATGCCGCCAGATCACGGCGCCGCTTTGGTAAAAACTGTGCTGCAAGATCAAGCATTAACCACATTGTGGAAGCAAGAACTGAGTGAAATGCAGCAACGTTTGTTAAACCTTCGTCAAACCTTGTGTAATGAATTGAGAAATCAGCACAATACGTCACAATTCGACTTTATTGAAAGCCACAAGGGGATGTTTACTGTGCTAGGCTTTTCACCAGAGCAAATGGGAACGTTGCGTGAAGAATATGGAATTTATGGGGTGGGAGATGGGCGAATTAATATCGCTGGCCTGACAGAAAAGGACATTCCTTACGTAGCTGATGCGATAGTTAAAGTCTCACAACGTTAA
- a CDS encoding ATP-dependent zinc protease family protein gives MKNCQLILPLLLCGGLSACVTAPIQENKVENKPEVNKEQTVEQVTKQPEPIEAEQPVIELKAKKTSDGKLILGEKEWVYVPGLEEAFRSRIDTGATTSSISAVDIVDFERDGKDWVKFKIEHDGIQSKEIALPVERWVKIRQSSAEGTQRRPVVLAWIQIGDLKEKTEFTLTDRTHLSYPMLLGRSFFKDVAVVDVSRKYVQDKPQSK, from the coding sequence ATGAAGAATTGTCAACTTATTTTACCCTTACTACTTTGCGGCGGTCTGAGTGCGTGTGTTACAGCACCTATACAAGAGAATAAGGTCGAAAATAAGCCAGAAGTCAACAAAGAACAAACCGTCGAACAGGTAACCAAACAGCCTGAACCCATCGAGGCGGAACAACCCGTTATTGAGTTAAAGGCGAAAAAAACCTCAGATGGTAAGCTGATTCTCGGTGAAAAAGAGTGGGTTTATGTGCCTGGGTTAGAAGAAGCATTTCGTTCACGTATTGATACTGGGGCAACTACTTCATCCATTAGCGCCGTTGATATCGTCGATTTTGAACGTGACGGCAAAGATTGGGTTAAATTCAAAATCGAACATGACGGTATTCAGAGTAAAGAGATTGCTCTGCCTGTGGAGCGCTGGGTTAAAATTCGTCAATCGAGTGCAGAAGGAACGCAGCGCCGTCCGGTCGTTTTAGCTTGGATTCAAATCGGCGATCTCAAAGAAAAGACCGAGTTTACCTTAACAGACAGAACGCATCTTAGTTACCCAATGCTACTCGGACGCAGCTTCTTCAAAGATGTGGCCGTTGTTGATGTCTCACGCAAGTATGTTCAGGATAAACCGCAAAGCAAATAG
- a CDS encoding YgiW/YdeI family stress tolerance OB fold protein, whose translation MKKAFFTTAAVMTLVSSIAVAKDYPHNTGIQFNGPVEISKVADLLQETSMFSEKHVVVEGKFVKQLNNDTFLFSDGSAEVQVELDGKVHLTTPINETTQLRLFGEYEGGKIPEIEVDQIVIL comes from the coding sequence ATGAAAAAAGCATTTTTTACCACAGCAGCAGTTATGACCTTAGTATCCAGCATCGCGGTCGCCAAAGATTACCCGCACAATACTGGCATTCAATTCAATGGCCCAGTTGAAATCAGTAAGGTGGCAGATTTACTCCAAGAAACCAGTATGTTTAGCGAAAAACATGTGGTGGTGGAAGGTAAGTTCGTCAAGCAGTTAAATAACGACACGTTTCTCTTTTCAGATGGCAGCGCGGAGGTACAAGTCGAGCTCGATGGCAAGGTGCATTTGACTACGCCGATCAATGAAACCACGCAGCTAAGATTGTTTGGTGAGTATGAAGGTGGCAAAATACCAGAAATCGAGGTGGATCAAATCGTTATACTCTAA